The following DNA comes from Cellulomonas soli.
GGTGCCGTCGTCGTAGCTGCCGGAGCCGTCGCCGTAGCTGACCACGCTCGTGCCGTCGGCCTCGTAGGTGCCGGAGCCGTCGCCGTACACGGTGACCGTGGTGCCGTTGATCGTGTAGGTGCCCGACCCGTCGCCGTAGTTGACGACCGACCCGTCCGCCGCGGTGAACGTGCCCGAGCCGTCGCCGTAGCTGAGCAGGGCGCCGACGCCGACCTCCGGGGTGCCGGACGCGTCGCAGTGCGTCGGGACGACGGTGACACCGGGGACGTCGCCGATCGTGCGGTCGAGGTCGATCGCGAACCCTGCGAGCGAGCTGTCGAGCATGGACAGGTCGGGGATCACGATGAGCGGGATCGGCGGGATCTCACCGGCCTCGAGGCCGCCTGCCGCCTCGGCCGCCTCCGGTGAGGTCCGGTCGGGGGAGGGGGACACGGTGGCGGCGTCGGCCGTGGGGGCAGCGGTGGACGCCTGCGAGCAGGCGGCGAGCGGGAGGACCGCGGACAGGACGGCGACAGCGACGGTCCTGCGGCGGGAGAGGGGGAGCATGCCCTGAAAATACGACGAATCGGACATCGCGGACTCCGACGACCACGGGCCGGGCAGAAGCCGTCCACCCGCGGCGCGCTAGGATCGTCGGCGAACGACAGGGGAGCGTCAGGGTCGACCGGCACGGTGCCGGCAGGCCGGGGCGCTGAGAGTGCGGACCACCGCAGACCCTCGAACCTGATCCGGTTTGCACCGGCGTAGGGAGTCGGGAATCTCAGTCATCACCCCGTCGCGGTCCGCGTGCGGGTGAGCCGTGCGTGCCTGCGACGGGTGCGTGACCCCCTCCTGCTGACCGAGGAGGAGCATCACCCATGACGAGGACACTCGTCCGTACGACCGGCGACGGTCGCCGTACCCGCCGGCGCGTGCACGCTGCCGCCGCTGCCGTGGCCGTCACGGCCCTGACCCTGACCGGCTGCTCGGCGATCGGATCGGCCGACGAGGCCGCACCCGACGCGTCCGGGTCGGCCGCCACCGGCACCGTCACGCTCGTCACGCACGACTCGTTCACGCTGTCGGACGGCCTGCTCGAGCAGTTCGAGCAGGAGTCCGGGCTGACCGTCGAGGTCGTGCAGCCGGGCGACGCGGGCGTGCTGGCCAACCAGCTCGTGCTGACCAAGGACGCCCCGCTGGGCGACCTCGTCTACGGCATCGACAACACGTTCGCCTCACGCGTCATCGACGAGGGAGTCGTCGTCCCCGCCGAGGTCAGCGCCCCGGCGGCGCAGGACGCGGCCGCGTACGCGGTGCCCGGCGACGACGGTGCGCTGACGGCGATCGACTTCGGCGACGTGTGCGTCAACGTCGACCACGAGTGGTTCGCCGCTCAGGGCCTGGCCGAGCCGACGACCCTCGAGGACCTGACGAAGCCCGAGTACAAGGACCTGCTGGTCGTGCCGGACCCGGTGACGTCCTCGCCTGGTCTGGCCTTCCTGCTGGCGACCGTCGGGGCGTTCGGCGAGGACGCCTGGCCGGCGTACTGGCAGCAGCTGAAGGACAACGGGCTCAAGGTCGCCGACGGCTGGTCGGACGCGTACTTCGTGGACTTCACCGCCGGTGGCGGCGACGGGCCGCGCCCGCTCGTGCTCTCGTACGCGTCCTCGCCGCCGTACACCGTGCCCGAGGGCGGCGACGCCCCGACCACGGGGGCCCTGCTCGACACGTGCTTCCGGCAGGTCGAGTACGCGGGTGTGCTCGCCGGGGCGAAGAACCCCGAGGGTGCCGCGCAGCTGCTCGACTTCCTGCTCTCCGACGACGTCCAGGCCGACATCCCCGGGTCGATGTACATGTACCCGGTGAGCTCCTCCGTGGTGCTCCCCGAGGAGTGGACGCAGTGGGCGCCGCTGGCCGACGCCCCGTTCGAGGTCGACCCGGCCGCCGTCGCGGAGAACCGTGAGGCCTGGCTGACCACCTGGTCCGACACGGTCATCGGCTGACCGGTCCCAGCGGGATGACCACGCTCACGCGGCCGACCGTCGTCGCCCCTGCCGAGGGGCGGCGGCCGGTCGGCCGCGTGCTGTTCTGGACCCTCGCGGTCACCGTGCCGCTGCTGTTCCTCGGCGTGTTCTTCGCCTACCCGGTGCTCGTGATGATCGGCCGCGGGTTCGTCGTCGACGGCACGCTCGACCTGGGCGGGTTCGCCGACGTGTTCTCCCGACCCCGCACCTGGCGGATCATCGGGCTCACGCTCGCGCAGGCAGGGCTGGCGACGACCCTCAGCGTGCTGCTCGGGGTGCCGGGCGCGTACGTGCTGTACCGGCGACGGTTCCGCGGTCGGTCGGCCGTGCGCGCATTCGTCACCGTGCCGTTCGTGCTGCCGACCGTGGTCGTCGGTGTCGCGTTCCGTTCGCTGCTGGTCAGCGGCGGACCGTTGGGGTTCCTGCACCTGGACGGCACGTTCGCCGCGATCGTCGCGGCCCTCGTCTTCTTCAACTACGCGGTCGTGGTGCGCGGCGTCGGCGGGCTCTGGGAGCGGCTCGACCCGCGCGCCGAGCAAGCAGCCCGGGCGTTGGGCGCCTCGCCGTGGCGGGCGTTCGTGCAGGTCACGCTGCCCGCTCTGACCCCGGCGATCGCCTCCGCCGCGTCGTTGGCCTTCCTGTTCTGCGCGACGGCGTTCGGCACGGTCCTGGTGCTCGGCGGCCTGCAGTTCGGCACGATCGAGACGGAGATCTGGGTGCAGACGACCCAGTTCCTCGACCTGCGCGCGGCCGCCGTGCTGTCGGTCGTGCAGCTCGTGGTCGTGGCCGGAGCGCTCGGGGTGGCCGGGCGCGCACGCTCCCGACGCGAGCGGGCGCTGACGCTTGCCGCACCGGGCACGGCGGTCGCACCGCTGCGGCTGCGCCGCCCGGCCGGGGTGCCGCGCGGCGACGGGCACGGGCTGGACGTCGGTGCCGCGGCCGTCACCGCGGTCGTCGTCGTGCTGCTCGCGCTGCCGCTGGTCAACCTCGTGGTGCGGTCGCTGCAGACCGACCACGGCTGGGGGATCGACCACTACCTGGCGCTCGGCACACCGGGCGACACCCTGCAGGTCTCGGTCTGGCAGGCGGCCGTGACCTCGCTGCGCACCGCGGTCGACGCGACGACGATCGCCCTCGTCGTCGGGGGGCTCGTCGCCCTCGTCGTGTCGCGGCGCCCCCGGTCGCGTCCGGCCCGGCGTGCCGTCGCCGGGCTGGACGCCCTCTTCATGCTGCCGCTCGGCGTGTCCGCGGTGACGGTCGGGTTCGGCTTCCTCCTGTCGATGCACGAGCCGTTCGGGCTGCCGGTCGACCTGCGCACCAGCCCGCTGCTCGTGCCGATCGCGCAGGCCGTCGTCGCCGTGCCCCTCGTGGTGCGCACGGTGCTGCCCGTGCTGCGGGCGATCGACCCGCGCCTGCGCGAGGCGGCCGCGACCCTCGGGGCGTCGCCCGGCAGGGTGCTGGCCGCGGTGGACCTGCCGATCGCCGCGCGCTCGGTCGGTCTGGCGGTCGGCTTCGCGTTCGCGGCCTCGCTCGGGGAGTTCGGGGCGACGTCCTTCCTGGCCCGGCCGGCGAACCCGACGCTGCCGGTCGTGATCTTCCGGCTCATCGGGCGTCCGGGGGCTGACAACT
Coding sequences within:
- a CDS encoding thiamine ABC transporter substrate-binding protein — encoded protein: MTRTLVRTTGDGRRTRRRVHAAAAAVAVTALTLTGCSAIGSADEAAPDASGSAATGTVTLVTHDSFTLSDGLLEQFEQESGLTVEVVQPGDAGVLANQLVLTKDAPLGDLVYGIDNTFASRVIDEGVVVPAEVSAPAAQDAAAYAVPGDDGALTAIDFGDVCVNVDHEWFAAQGLAEPTTLEDLTKPEYKDLLVVPDPVTSSPGLAFLLATVGAFGEDAWPAYWQQLKDNGLKVADGWSDAYFVDFTAGGGDGPRPLVLSYASSPPYTVPEGGDAPTTGALLDTCFRQVEYAGVLAGAKNPEGAAQLLDFLLSDDVQADIPGSMYMYPVSSSVVLPEEWTQWAPLADAPFEVDPAAVAENREAWLTTWSDTVIG
- a CDS encoding ABC transporter permease codes for the protein MTTLTRPTVVAPAEGRRPVGRVLFWTLAVTVPLLFLGVFFAYPVLVMIGRGFVVDGTLDLGGFADVFSRPRTWRIIGLTLAQAGLATTLSVLLGVPGAYVLYRRRFRGRSAVRAFVTVPFVLPTVVVGVAFRSLLVSGGPLGFLHLDGTFAAIVAALVFFNYAVVVRGVGGLWERLDPRAEQAARALGASPWRAFVQVTLPALTPAIASAASLAFLFCATAFGTVLVLGGLQFGTIETEIWVQTTQFLDLRAAAVLSVVQLVVVAGALGVAGRARSRRERALTLAAPGTAVAPLRLRRPAGVPRGDGHGLDVGAAAVTAVVVVLLALPLVNLVVRSLQTDHGWGIDHYLALGTPGDTLQVSVWQAAVTSLRTAVDATTIALVVGGLVALVVSRRPRSRPARRAVAGLDALFMLPLGVSAVTVGFGFLLSMHEPFGLPVDLRTSPLLVPIAQAVVAVPLVVRTVLPVLRAIDPRLREAAATLGASPGRVLAAVDLPIAARSVGLAVGFAFAASLGEFGATSFLARPANPTLPVVIFRLIGRPGADNYGMALAASVVLAVLTAGIVALCERLRTTGSEW